In Bacillus sp. DX3.1, the following proteins share a genomic window:
- a CDS encoding YlmC/YmxH family sporulation protein: MIRISEFQMKDVVNVSDGKKLGNIGDIDIDMQTGRIQAIIISKQARMLGIFGKEAEFVIPWKQILKIGEDVILVRADHVNSVTEPIQTPTIS, translated from the coding sequence ATGATACGGATTTCAGAGTTTCAAATGAAGGATGTTGTGAATGTATCGGATGGAAAAAAACTTGGGAATATTGGTGATATTGATATTGATATGCAAACAGGGAGAATACAAGCGATCATCATTTCAAAGCAAGCTCGTATGTTAGGTATATTTGGAAAAGAAGCGGAATTTGTCATTCCATGGAAACAAATTTTAAAAATTGGCGAAGATGTTATCTTAGTTCGTGCAGATCATGTCAATTCTGTAACAGAACCAATACAAACACCGACAATTTCTTAA
- a CDS encoding YggT family protein encodes MTMILQVLLYLIQFYSYALIIYILLSWFPGARESKFGDFLARICEPYLEPFRRFIPPFGVMDISPIVAIIVLRLARSGLVSLFQYFL; translated from the coding sequence ATGACAATGATTTTACAAGTATTGCTCTATTTAATACAATTTTACTCCTACGCGCTTATTATCTATATTCTTCTCTCTTGGTTTCCAGGAGCAAGAGAATCAAAATTTGGTGATTTCCTTGCACGTATTTGCGAGCCATATTTAGAGCCATTCCGGAGGTTTATCCCGCCATTTGGTGTAATGGATATTTCTCCAATCGTTGCAATTATTGTATTGCGATTAGCTAGAAGTGGTTTAGTAAGCCTATTTCAGTATTTCCTGTAG
- a CDS encoding cell division protein SepF: MSWSKVKYFFFDTPEEREAYEKEQEEMKKQQDPQQQDIPLTKVQPKQNIVSIETAKQSSKVVLLEPRTYSEAQGIADHLKGRRAVVINLQRMSTDQALRIIDFLSGTVYAIGGDIQKLGPKTFICTPETVDIVGAISELFGEEEDTNIKRW, translated from the coding sequence ATGAGTTGGTCAAAAGTAAAATACTTTTTTTTTGACACACCGGAAGAGCGAGAAGCTTATGAAAAGGAGCAAGAAGAAATGAAAAAGCAACAGGATCCTCAGCAGCAGGATATTCCACTGACAAAAGTGCAGCCAAAGCAAAATATCGTGAGCATTGAAACGGCAAAGCAATCCTCTAAAGTTGTTTTGTTAGAGCCGCGCACATATTCAGAGGCGCAAGGTATTGCGGATCATTTAAAGGGAAGACGAGCTGTTGTTATTAATTTGCAAAGAATGTCAACAGATCAAGCGCTGCGCATCATTGACTTTTTAAGTGGTACTGTATACGCTATAGGCGGGGATATTCAAAAATTAGGGCCGAAAACATTTATATGTACACCTGAAACTGTGGATATTGTTGGAGCGATTTCTGAGTTGTTCGGTGAAGAGGAAGATACAAATATAAAGAGGTGGTAA
- the pgeF gene encoding peptidoglycan editing factor PgeF has translation MREPFIYEDGILNLQAWKELGNITAGFTTKEGGISTGAFHAMNLGLHVNDNMANVHENRRILADKLQKPLESWICSEQVHDHYVEKVGQQEKGRGIFLYEDGIPNTDGIYTTDKDVCLTSCYADCVPLYFYAPSHGMIGLAHAGWKGTVKEIAGEMIQKWKEEGVPIHEIHVAIGPAIGSCCYVVDDRVLSAAKRALNGPVPYKVISDGQYAIDLKEINRLLCIQAGVREEHIVMSSLCTSCEEQLFFSHRRDQGKTGRMLSFIGFKED, from the coding sequence ATGAGAGAACCATTTATATATGAGGACGGTATATTGAATTTACAAGCATGGAAAGAGCTTGGAAACATTACTGCTGGATTTACGACAAAAGAAGGCGGGATAAGTACAGGTGCTTTTCATGCGATGAACTTGGGATTACATGTAAATGATAACATGGCGAATGTTCATGAAAATAGACGTATTTTAGCAGACAAGTTACAGAAACCATTAGAAAGTTGGATTTGTTCAGAACAAGTTCATGATCATTACGTTGAAAAAGTTGGACAGCAAGAAAAAGGGCGAGGAATCTTCTTATATGAAGATGGTATTCCAAATACGGATGGTATTTATACGACTGATAAAGATGTGTGTTTAACATCTTGTTATGCTGATTGTGTTCCACTTTATTTCTACGCACCCTCACATGGAATGATAGGCCTTGCACACGCTGGATGGAAAGGAACTGTCAAAGAAATTGCGGGAGAAATGATTCAAAAGTGGAAGGAAGAAGGAGTACCAATTCATGAGATTCATGTTGCAATTGGACCAGCTATTGGGTCGTGCTGTTATGTTGTTGATGATCGTGTGTTATCAGCAGCAAAACGAGCACTAAATGGACCTGTTCCATATAAAGTGATTTCAGACGGACAATATGCAATTGATTTAAAAGAAATCAATCGCTTATTATGTATACAAGCTGGCGTAAGAGAAGAACATATTGTGATGTCGTCTCTTTGTACAAGCTGTGAAGAACAATTGTTTTTCTCGCATCGCCGTGATCAAGGAAAAACGGGAAGAATGTTGAGTTTCATAGGCTTTAAGGAGGATTGA
- a CDS encoding YggS family pyridoxal phosphate-dependent enzyme codes for MAVQESLAIVQEEIKKACERANRSLKEIKLVAVTKTVGIEKTNEVIEAGLTDLGENRNEGFIPKYEHFGSNVNWHFIGSLQTRKVKEVINEIDYLHSLDRLSLAKEIQKRATKTVRCFVQVKTSSEESKQGLLVEETIAFIRALQEFDKIEVVGLMTMAPFSDEDEEIRRCFQTLRRLQKQVQELQLSYAPCKELSMGMSNDYTIAIEEGATYIRLGTILVGKA; via the coding sequence GTGGCAGTACAAGAGAGTTTAGCAATTGTACAAGAAGAGATTAAAAAAGCATGCGAACGAGCAAATCGTTCGCTAAAAGAGATTAAGCTCGTTGCTGTAACGAAAACAGTAGGAATCGAAAAAACAAACGAAGTAATAGAGGCTGGACTTACTGATTTAGGTGAGAATCGTAATGAAGGTTTTATACCAAAATATGAACATTTTGGTTCAAACGTAAATTGGCATTTCATTGGTTCATTACAAACGAGAAAAGTAAAGGAAGTCATAAATGAAATTGATTATTTGCATTCATTAGATCGCCTTTCACTTGCAAAAGAAATCCAAAAACGTGCTACAAAAACAGTTCGATGTTTTGTGCAAGTTAAAACGTCTTCTGAAGAATCAAAGCAAGGATTACTGGTAGAGGAAACGATTGCGTTTATTCGTGCGTTGCAAGAGTTTGATAAGATTGAAGTTGTTGGATTGATGACGATGGCACCATTTTCAGATGAAGATGAAGAGATTCGTCGTTGTTTTCAAACATTGCGCAGGTTACAAAAACAAGTGCAAGAACTACAATTGTCATACGCTCCGTGTAAAGAGTTATCAATGGGGATGTCAAATGACTATACGATTGCAATTGAAGAGGGTGCTACATATATTCGTTTGGGAACGATTTTAGTAGGAAAAGCGTAG
- the divIVA gene encoding septum site-determining protein DivIVA, whose product MPLTPLDIHNKEFGRGFRGYDEDQVNEFLDQIIKDYELVIREKKALEEKVAQQEGKLDHFSNIEDTLNKSIVVAQEAAEEVKRNAQKEAKLIVREAEKNADRIINEALVKSRKVAFDIEELKKQAKVFRTRFRMLLEAQLEMLNNDDWDKLIELEDEVDELLKKEETV is encoded by the coding sequence GTGCCGTTAACACCATTAGATATTCATAACAAAGAATTTGGTCGCGGATTCCGTGGCTATGATGAAGATCAAGTTAATGAGTTTCTTGATCAAATCATCAAAGATTATGAATTAGTCATTCGTGAGAAGAAAGCATTAGAAGAAAAAGTTGCGCAGCAAGAAGGCAAGTTAGATCATTTTTCTAACATTGAAGACACATTGAATAAATCTATCGTTGTTGCACAAGAAGCAGCAGAAGAAGTAAAGCGTAATGCACAAAAAGAGGCAAAATTAATTGTCCGTGAGGCAGAAAAAAATGCAGATCGTATCATTAACGAAGCATTAGTAAAATCAAGAAAAGTTGCATTTGACATTGAAGAGTTGAAGAAACAAGCGAAAGTGTTCCGTACTCGTTTCCGTATGCTGTTAGAAGCACAGCTTGAAATGTTAAACAATGACGATTGGGACAAGCTTATTGAATTAGAAGACGAA
- a CDS encoding RNA-binding protein, translating to MSIYEHFRPDEEVFVDKVLEWKQAAEEYHQVKLTDFLDPRQQQIATMVIGNQGDAALQFYGAAPKAERKRALIYPNYLELDEEEFQIEVLEIDYPSKFYTLEHRQILGAFMSLGLTREKCGDIWLQEDRAQIVVAKEVVSYIEMNLQSIGKTKVSLSSVQVEQVLRLPEEWIEQSGTVSSLRLDVLLAEMFHISRQKVQPLIKNGLVKVNWKVIEQTAYECFPGDVFSVRGYGRSKLFSVEGKTKRDKWRVLYGILK from the coding sequence ATGAGCATCTATGAGCATTTTAGACCCGATGAAGAGGTCTTTGTTGATAAAGTGTTAGAATGGAAACAAGCAGCTGAGGAGTATCATCAAGTAAAATTAACTGATTTTCTTGATCCACGTCAGCAGCAAATTGCTACTATGGTGATTGGAAATCAGGGGGATGCTGCTTTGCAGTTTTATGGTGCTGCGCCAAAAGCGGAAAGAAAAAGAGCTCTTATTTATCCTAATTATCTTGAGTTAGATGAAGAAGAATTTCAAATAGAAGTATTAGAAATTGACTATCCTTCCAAGTTTTATACGCTTGAACACAGGCAAATATTAGGCGCATTTATGTCTCTTGGTTTAACAAGAGAAAAATGCGGTGATATTTGGCTTCAAGAAGATCGTGCCCAAATTGTAGTTGCAAAAGAAGTTGTTTCATATATTGAAATGAATTTACAATCAATAGGAAAAACGAAGGTATCACTGAGTTCGGTACAAGTAGAGCAAGTATTGCGTTTGCCAGAGGAATGGATAGAACAATCTGGAACTGTTTCGTCACTCCGATTAGATGTCTTACTAGCTGAAATGTTTCATATATCCCGGCAAAAAGTACAGCCGCTTATTAAAAACGGTCTTGTGAAAGTGAATTGGAAAGTCATAGAACAAACTGCCTATGAATGTTTCCCAGGGGATGTTTTTTCAGTTAGAGGATATGGCCGAAGTAAATTATTTTCTGTAGAGGGAAAAACGAAACGCGACAAATGGAGAGTTTTGTATGGTATACTAAAATGA
- the sigG gene encoding RNA polymerase sporulation sigma factor SigG — translation MTRNKVEICGVDTAKLPVLKNEEMRKLFREMQSGEISAREKLVNGNLRLVLSVIQRFNNRGEFVDDLFQVGCIGLMKSIDNFDLSQNVKFSTYAVPMIIGEIRRYLRDNNPIRVSRSLRDIAYKALQVREKLIAENSKEPTAMDIAKVLEVTHEEIVFALDAIQDPVSLFEPIYNDGGDPIFVMDQLSDDKQRDEQWVEELALKEGMKRLNEREKMIIRKRFFQGKTQMEVAEEIGISQAQVSRLEKSAIKQMNKTIQG, via the coding sequence TTGACGAGAAACAAAGTAGAAATTTGCGGTGTTGATACAGCTAAACTTCCAGTACTAAAAAACGAAGAGATGCGTAAATTATTTCGAGAAATGCAAAGTGGAGAGATAAGCGCAAGAGAGAAATTAGTAAATGGAAACTTACGTCTTGTACTGAGCGTCATCCAAAGATTTAACAACAGAGGGGAGTTTGTTGATGATTTATTTCAAGTTGGCTGCATTGGACTTATGAAATCCATTGATAACTTTGACTTAAGCCAAAATGTCAAATTTTCAACATATGCTGTGCCGATGATTATTGGAGAAATTCGAAGATATTTGCGTGATAACAATCCAATTCGCGTCTCTCGTTCTTTGCGAGATATTGCGTATAAAGCATTGCAAGTACGAGAAAAGCTTATCGCTGAAAATTCGAAGGAACCAACGGCAATGGATATTGCAAAAGTGCTTGAAGTTACACATGAAGAAATTGTGTTTGCTCTTGATGCCATTCAAGACCCAGTTTCGTTATTTGAACCTATTTATAATGATGGGGGAGATCCTATTTTTGTGATGGATCAGTTAAGCGATGATAAACAAAGGGACGAGCAATGGGTGGAAGAATTGGCGTTGAAAGAGGGAATGAAGCGATTAAATGAACGAGAAAAAATGATTATTCGTAAACGGTTCTTTCAAGGAAAGACACAAATGGAAGTTGCTGAGGAAATCGGCATTTCTCAAGCGCAAGTATCCCGTCTTGAAAAATCAGCAATTAAACAAATGAATAAAACAATTCAAGGATAA